A region from the Gallaecimonas xiamenensis 3-C-1 genome encodes:
- a CDS encoding ABC transporter permease, with amino-acid sequence MSNNAILAESLRAAVGAIRAHGMRSVLTTLGIVIGIASVIAVVAVVQGLTASIDKQLAGMGTNVLSISPYTPLKDQITGNFARLREEDVDSIRGSVSGVANVTVSTPLVGTLSTLSYQGRKASAIAAGVGYAYADLYGAYTDKGRFFSKSDEQSRRRVTVLGKTVVSNLKIVGDPIGQYLQLGQEWFKVIGVLEERGKFFGFDQDDQILIPYSTARALQGFVSTPNLNISMAITDLGQQDKVVEQLKRVLRRNHGLAKDAPDDFELQTAKQMQERIGAITNTTTLVAAGVVGVSLLVGGIGIMNIMLVSVTERTREIGILKALGATRAHILWQFLAEAVLLCLLGGMIGLALGYGLALAVTAMIPGMPAATVPWWAIALSLSFSAFVGVLFGILPAIKAANLHPIDALRYE; translated from the coding sequence TTGTCTAACAACGCCATACTGGCAGAAAGCCTGCGGGCTGCGGTCGGCGCCATCCGTGCCCACGGCATGCGCTCTGTGCTCACGACCTTGGGTATCGTTATCGGTATCGCCTCGGTTATCGCCGTGGTAGCTGTGGTCCAAGGGCTGACGGCCAGCATCGACAAGCAACTGGCCGGAATGGGTACCAATGTGCTGTCCATCAGCCCCTATACCCCCCTTAAAGATCAGATCACCGGCAACTTTGCCCGGCTGCGCGAAGAAGACGTGGACAGCATCAGAGGCAGCGTCTCCGGGGTTGCCAATGTCACGGTTTCCACCCCTTTGGTGGGTACCCTCAGCACCTTGAGTTACCAAGGGCGCAAGGCCAGCGCCATTGCCGCCGGAGTCGGCTACGCCTACGCCGATCTGTACGGGGCCTATACCGACAAGGGCCGCTTTTTCTCCAAAAGCGACGAGCAATCCCGTCGCCGGGTAACGGTGCTGGGCAAAACCGTGGTCAGCAACCTCAAAATCGTGGGCGATCCCATAGGTCAATACCTGCAGCTGGGCCAGGAGTGGTTCAAGGTGATAGGGGTTTTGGAAGAACGGGGTAAGTTTTTTGGCTTCGACCAGGACGACCAGATCCTGATCCCCTACTCTACCGCCCGGGCCCTGCAAGGCTTTGTGTCCACCCCCAACCTCAACATCTCCATGGCGATCACCGATCTTGGTCAGCAGGACAAGGTGGTGGAGCAGCTGAAAAGGGTTTTACGGCGTAACCATGGCCTGGCCAAGGACGCCCCCGACGACTTCGAACTGCAAACGGCCAAACAGATGCAGGAGCGCATCGGCGCCATCACCAACACCACCACCCTGGTGGCAGCGGGCGTGGTGGGAGTGTCGTTGCTGGTGGGCGGCATCGGCATTATGAACATCATGCTGGTGTCGGTCACCGAGCGCACCCGCGAAATTGGTATCTTAAAAGCCCTTGGCGCCACCCGCGCCCATATCCTCTGGCAGTTCCTGGCCGAGGCGGTGCTGCTGTGCCTCTTGGGAGGCATGATAGGCCTGGCATTGGGTTATGGTCTGGCCCTGGCTGTAACCGCCATGATCCCCGGCATGCCGGCGGCTACCGTGCCTTGGTGGGCCATAGCCCTGTCCCTTAGCTTTTCCGCCTTTGTCGGCGTGCTGTTTGGGATATTGCCGGCCATCAAGGCCGCCAACCTGCACCCCATCGACGCCCTAAGATATGAGTGA